From a single Sinorhizobium sp. RAC02 genomic region:
- a CDS encoding ABC transporter ATP-binding protein: MIQIENVSKFYGIYKALDDVSLSIAEGEFFSLLGPSGCGKTTLLRSIAGFETPTAGEIYIDGVPSLALPPNKRPTNMVFQSYAIFPHLDVGENVAYGLKRLKLSPEDEKKRVGDALDMVRLSGLGQRKAHELSGGQRQRVALARALVMRPKVLLLDEPLSALDKKLREEMQVELRTLQKAVGITFILVTHDQYEALALSDRIAVMFGGRIAQIASPKEIYQRPRTRKVADFLGGMNFLKAKVLGEQADTVSVDAARFGAVNLVKPQGFATANGHVTVGIRPERLCLLWDDDRAPHELTGRIENRAYFGEVTHLTVGIDGLEQPLSMVETNNFGADDLPVGAEIRLAYDPDAFVLLAEDPPVSRV; this comes from the coding sequence ATGATCCAGATCGAAAACGTGTCGAAGTTCTACGGCATCTACAAGGCGCTCGACGACGTGTCGCTGTCGATCGCAGAGGGCGAATTCTTCTCGCTGCTCGGCCCCTCCGGTTGCGGCAAGACCACGCTTCTGCGCTCCATCGCCGGCTTCGAAACGCCGACGGCCGGCGAGATCTATATCGACGGCGTGCCCTCTCTGGCCCTGCCGCCGAACAAGCGGCCGACCAACATGGTGTTCCAGAGCTACGCCATCTTCCCGCATCTCGACGTAGGGGAAAACGTCGCCTACGGCCTGAAACGGCTAAAACTTTCGCCGGAGGACGAGAAGAAGCGCGTCGGTGACGCGCTCGATATGGTGCGCCTGTCGGGTCTCGGCCAGCGCAAGGCGCACGAACTCTCCGGCGGCCAGCGCCAGCGCGTGGCCCTCGCCCGCGCCCTCGTCATGCGCCCGAAGGTGCTGCTGCTCGACGAACCCCTCTCCGCCCTCGACAAGAAGCTGCGCGAGGAAATGCAGGTGGAACTGCGCACCCTGCAAAAGGCGGTTGGCATCACCTTCATCCTCGTCACGCATGACCAGTACGAGGCCTTGGCGCTTTCCGACCGCATCGCCGTCATGTTCGGCGGCCGCATCGCCCAGATCGCCAGCCCCAAGGAAATCTACCAGCGCCCACGCACCCGCAAGGTCGCCGACTTTCTCGGCGGCATGAACTTTTTGAAGGCCAAAGTGCTCGGCGAGCAGGCCGATACCGTCTCCGTCGATGCCGCGCGCTTCGGTGCCGTCAATCTCGTCAAGCCGCAGGGCTTTGCCACCGCCAACGGCCATGTCACCGTCGGAATCCGCCCGGAGCGGCTGTGCTTGCTGTGGGACGACGATCGCGCGCCACACGAACTCACCGGTCGCATCGAGAACCGTGCCTATTTCGGCGAGGTCACCCACCTGACAGTCGGCATTGACGGGCTGGAACAGCCACTCTCCATGGTCGAGACGAACAATTTTGGCGCAGACGACCTGCCTGTCGGCGCAGAAATCCGCCTCGCCTATGATCCCGATGCCTTCGTGCTTCTGGCGGAGGACCCGCCGGTTTCGCGGGTGTAA
- a CDS encoding aromatic ring-hydroxylating dioxygenase subunit alpha, translated as MNEMIRDISVPNDWDRSGLPGWCYHSPALLDLEKQHVFREHWQIACHVSDIPEPGNYLTMDAIGERALILRGQDGEVRAFHNICRHRGSRLVADDKGTCRNALVCPFHGWVYNLDGTLRGAARPKSFPPLDKNEFALKSLECEIWQGFVFVRFAPGPQPYVAELMKPFEQELSHYRSEDMVPAGEIWTQETPVNWKSVRDVDNEGYHVAMAHPALQDLYGSTYYDEPFINGLCRSFATYNPHAGRRWSVRNYVKISQENPHLPEQLRKAWIYFGLFPNCVIAVTPETVQFYQEFPVAVGKTMLRGGIYRHREEDRAHRLARYLAFRIDRDTQAEDVQLTVWSNEAMTSNAFAGFYLSDLEYGVRTHHDHLRKVLPVMTLKDAPEEKAMAETNAGLKSPD; from the coding sequence ATGAACGAGATGATCCGCGATATCAGCGTTCCGAATGACTGGGACAGAAGCGGGCTTCCGGGTTGGTGTTATCATAGCCCTGCCCTGCTGGACCTCGAAAAGCAGCATGTCTTTCGCGAACACTGGCAGATCGCCTGCCATGTCTCCGATATTCCGGAGCCCGGCAATTACCTCACCATGGATGCCATCGGCGAACGCGCGCTCATCCTGCGCGGGCAGGACGGCGAGGTCCGCGCTTTCCATAACATCTGCCGCCACCGCGGCTCCCGCCTCGTCGCCGACGACAAGGGAACCTGCCGCAACGCGCTGGTCTGTCCCTTCCACGGCTGGGTCTACAATCTCGACGGCACGCTGCGCGGTGCCGCGCGCCCCAAAAGCTTCCCGCCGCTCGACAAGAACGAGTTCGCGCTGAAATCGCTCGAATGCGAGATCTGGCAGGGTTTTGTCTTCGTCCGCTTCGCGCCCGGCCCGCAGCCCTACGTCGCCGAGCTGATGAAACCGTTCGAGCAGGAGCTTTCCCACTACCGCTCTGAAGACATGGTGCCGGCTGGTGAAATCTGGACGCAGGAGACACCGGTCAACTGGAAGTCGGTGCGCGACGTCGACAACGAGGGCTATCACGTCGCCATGGCCCATCCGGCTTTGCAGGACCTCTACGGCTCCACCTACTATGACGAGCCTTTCATCAATGGTCTTTGCCGCTCTTTCGCGACCTACAATCCTCATGCCGGCCGCCGCTGGAGCGTGCGCAACTATGTGAAGATCTCGCAAGAGAATCCGCACCTGCCGGAACAGTTGCGCAAGGCCTGGATCTATTTCGGCCTCTTCCCGAACTGCGTCATCGCCGTCACGCCGGAGACCGTGCAATTCTATCAGGAATTTCCCGTCGCTGTCGGCAAGACGATGCTGCGCGGTGGCATCTACCGCCACCGGGAAGAGGATCGCGCACATCGCCTCGCCCGCTACCTCGCCTTCCGCATCGATCGCGACACGCAGGCCGAAGACGTACAGCTCACCGTCTGGTCGAACGAGGCCATGACATCAAACGCCTTTGCCGGCTTCTACCTCTCCGACCTCGAATACGGCGTGCGCACCCATCATGACCACCTGCGCAAGGTGCTGCCGGTGATGACCCTGAAGGACGCGCCGGAGGAAAAGGCGATGGCGGAAACCAATGCCGGCCTGAAAAGCCCGGACTAG
- a CDS encoding aminotransferase, which yields MAAILKTANEQADEAVDDLTRLAERHLVQPWPVSGSIGAEARGRIESGEGIYVTDAAGRKLIDGPAGMWCVNAGHRNKELADVMASQAMELSYNSPWYTTNTPSAVLSARLAKHAPDGVDHVFYTTGGSSAVETALRFMQFANNVKGRPEKKLIVSRQGGYHGSTFLSASLNGRPRDHDWMDSASDLVVKLSCPNPFRRPEGMSVEAFCDFLVEEFRQVIEERGADRIGAFIAEPVMASGGVIVPPPGYLKRMHALCRANDILFIADEVVTAFGRLGHVFASKDVFDIEPDMITFAKGVTSGYFPLGGVMIAGRLFEELRRSNHSEAMFAHGLTYSSHPVGCAVALKNLDILEGGLLEHTLAMSDHFQKSLKALEDLPLVGEVRGLGLMACVECVADRASNNPLTLDLEVGKRIDKHCQELGLLVRPLINMCVMSPPLTISLSQIDDMTAILRKGIELTMDDLVREGLWKG from the coding sequence ATGGCGGCAATTCTGAAGACGGCGAACGAGCAGGCTGACGAGGCGGTCGACGATCTCACCCGGCTTGCGGAGCGCCATCTGGTGCAGCCCTGGCCGGTCTCCGGCTCCATCGGCGCGGAGGCGCGCGGGCGCATCGAATCCGGTGAGGGCATCTATGTGACAGATGCCGCCGGCCGCAAGCTGATCGATGGTCCTGCCGGCATGTGGTGCGTCAATGCCGGCCACCGCAACAAGGAGCTGGCCGACGTCATGGCGTCGCAGGCCATGGAGCTTTCCTACAATTCGCCCTGGTATACGACGAACACGCCCTCTGCCGTGCTGTCGGCGCGCTTGGCGAAGCATGCGCCGGATGGTGTCGACCATGTCTTCTACACGACGGGCGGCTCTTCGGCGGTCGAGACGGCGCTGCGCTTCATGCAGTTCGCCAACAATGTAAAGGGCCGGCCGGAGAAGAAGCTGATCGTTTCCCGACAGGGCGGCTATCACGGCTCGACCTTTCTCTCGGCCTCGCTCAACGGCCGGCCGCGCGACCATGACTGGATGGACAGCGCGTCCGACCTCGTCGTGAAGCTTTCCTGCCCGAACCCTTTCCGCCGGCCTGAAGGCATGAGCGTCGAGGCTTTCTGCGATTTCCTCGTCGAGGAATTCCGGCAGGTCATAGAGGAGAGAGGCGCGGACAGGATCGGCGCCTTCATCGCCGAGCCCGTCATGGCTTCCGGCGGCGTCATCGTGCCGCCGCCCGGTTACCTGAAGCGCATGCACGCGCTCTGCCGCGCAAACGATATCCTGTTCATCGCCGACGAGGTGGTGACGGCCTTCGGGCGGCTCGGTCATGTCTTTGCTTCGAAGGATGTCTTCGACATCGAGCCGGACATGATCACCTTCGCCAAGGGCGTCACGTCGGGCTATTTCCCGCTCGGCGGCGTGATGATCGCCGGACGGCTTTTCGAGGAACTGCGCCGGTCGAACCATTCCGAAGCGATGTTCGCACACGGGCTCACCTACTCCAGCCACCCGGTCGGCTGCGCCGTGGCGCTGAAGAACCTCGATATTCTGGAGGGCGGGCTTTTGGAGCATACGCTGGCGATGTCGGACCACTTCCAGAAAAGCCTGAAGGCGCTGGAGGACCTGCCGCTGGTTGGCGAGGTGCGGGGTCTCGGGCTGATGGCCTGCGTCGAATGTGTCGCCGACCGCGCCAGCAACAATCCGCTGACACTCGACCTCGAAGTCGGCAAACGCATCGACAAACATTGCCAGGAACTCGGCCTCCTGGTGCGTCCGCTCATTAACATGTGCGTGATGTCGCCGCCGCTCACCATCTCGCTTTCGCAGATCGACGACATGACGGCGATCCTGCGCAAGGGCATTGAGCTCACCATGGACGATCTTGTCCGCGAGGGGCTCTGGAAGGGCTAA
- a CDS encoding ABC transporter permease yields MTATAFERIDDAPSPSRRRAWMRSEEARGLAMVSPTFLYALALLFLPVLIVIAYSFWTQNYLDIDRTFTLENYRQALTEPIYRDLFVRSLWISLTVSVVTVVFSYPVAWFISFHGGVHKNLWLFLVTVPCWTSYLLRVMSWKIILGYGGVMNTGLISMGLIDKPVTSLLYNSNAVVITLVHSWAAFAILPIYVSLQKVDRTLIEAARDLGDSRIRAFFRITLPLSLPGVISAFLIVMIPTVGDYVTPRLVGDKDGVMIATAIQAQFGKGANWPLGAALSVTTMILVSLVAAAVVLALKFTVRRIK; encoded by the coding sequence ATGACGGCGACGGCGTTCGAGAGGATCGACGACGCACCCTCCCCCTCCAGGCGCCGGGCCTGGATGCGGAGCGAAGAGGCCCGCGGCCTCGCCATGGTATCGCCGACCTTCCTCTACGCGCTGGCGCTGCTCTTTCTCCCGGTCCTCATCGTCATCGCCTACAGTTTCTGGACGCAAAACTATCTCGACATCGACCGCACCTTCACGCTGGAAAACTACCGGCAGGCGCTCACCGAGCCGATCTACCGCGACCTTTTCGTCCGCTCGCTCTGGATCTCATTGACCGTCAGCGTCGTGACCGTCGTCTTCTCCTATCCGGTCGCCTGGTTCATTTCCTTCCATGGCGGCGTGCACAAGAACCTCTGGCTCTTCCTCGTCACCGTGCCCTGCTGGACCAGCTATCTTCTGCGTGTCATGTCGTGGAAGATCATCCTGGGCTATGGCGGCGTCATGAACACCGGTCTCATCTCGATGGGCCTCATCGACAAGCCGGTGACCTCGCTGCTCTACAACTCCAATGCCGTCGTCATCACGCTGGTGCACAGCTGGGCCGCCTTCGCCATCCTACCGATCTATGTGTCGCTCCAGAAGGTGGACCGCACATTGATCGAAGCGGCGCGCGATCTTGGCGATAGCCGCATCCGCGCCTTCTTCCGCATCACGCTGCCGCTGTCGCTGCCGGGCGTCATCTCGGCCTTCCTGATCGTGATGATCCCGACGGTCGGCGACTACGTGACGCCGCGCCTCGTCGGCGACAAGGACGGCGTGATGATCGCCACCGCCATCCAGGCACAGTTCGGCAAGGGCGCGAACTGGCCGCTGGGCGCGGCCCTTTCGGTCACGACGATGATCCTCGTGTCGCTCGTGGCGGCCGCCGTGGTTCTCGCCCTGAAGTTCACCGTGCGGAGGATCAAATGA
- a CDS encoding ABC transporter permease, with amino-acid sequence MSLLTQRLRFIPWLPVYVAVYFLFLYLPILLLPVFSFNNAATTTFPLAGFTTKWYGSLAGNSVMMEAAWNSLVVGISVALLSTILGICAARAITRYRFRGQRAATGLIMAPLFLPEIIVAVSLLMIVLAMGVELSLFTVILGQTVFCVPYAMSVLVSGFEGFDRSLEEASYDLGETAIGTFRRVTLPVVAPAIVSSLLVTFTISLDEFILAFFLSGTEPTLPVYIWGQLRFAAKLPGVLALGTIMLVASILMLTLAEILRRRAERRTQMALMLP; translated from the coding sequence ATGAGCCTTCTCACGCAGCGCCTTCGCTTCATTCCCTGGCTGCCGGTCTATGTCGCGGTTTATTTCCTGTTCCTCTACCTACCCATTCTGCTGCTGCCGGTCTTCTCCTTCAACAATGCGGCCACCACCACCTTCCCGCTCGCCGGCTTCACGACCAAGTGGTACGGCTCGCTCGCCGGCAATTCGGTGATGATGGAGGCAGCCTGGAACAGCCTCGTCGTCGGCATCTCGGTCGCGCTGCTGTCGACCATCCTCGGCATCTGCGCCGCCCGCGCGATCACGCGCTACCGCTTTCGCGGCCAGCGCGCGGCGACAGGCCTCATCATGGCGCCGCTCTTCCTGCCGGAGATCATCGTCGCCGTCTCGCTTTTGATGATCGTGCTGGCAATGGGTGTCGAACTCTCGCTCTTCACCGTCATTCTCGGCCAGACGGTGTTCTGCGTGCCCTATGCCATGTCGGTGCTGGTCTCCGGCTTCGAGGGCTTCGACCGCAGCCTGGAGGAAGCCTCCTACGATCTCGGCGAAACCGCCATCGGCACCTTCCGGCGCGTGACGCTGCCGGTGGTGGCGCCCGCCATCGTCTCCAGCCTGCTCGTCACCTTCACCATTTCGCTCGACGAGTTCATCCTCGCCTTCTTCCTGTCCGGCACCGAGCCGACGTTGCCGGTCTACATCTGGGGCCAGTTGCGCTTCGCCGCCAAACTGCCCGGCGTGCTGGCGCTCGGCACCATCATGCTCGTTGCCTCCATCCTCATGCTGACCCTCGCCGAAATCCTGCGTCGCCGTGCTGAACGCCGCACGCAGATGGCGCTCATGCTGCCCTAG
- a CDS encoding DUF1194 domain-containing protein produces the protein MLTTLALLMSLTAGVEIAATSAEEVDVELVLAVDVSGSMDLEEAQVQRAGYVDALRHPDFVNAVREGLTGRIAISYFEWAGTIQDSSHLPWQIISSPEEANAFAARLEARPIATRRGTSISGAIAYGAKLFDANSYSGMRRVIDVSGDGPNNFGPPVTPARDAATALGIIINGLAIMIRPSAAYGSLDDYYSNCVIGGPGAFVLPVQEPEDFAIAIRRKLILEVSGVEPPARVIRTAGTDADCMIGEKLRPSSMDRYYPELDR, from the coding sequence ATGCTGACGACGCTTGCCTTGCTGATGAGCCTGACGGCTGGTGTCGAGATCGCCGCTACCTCCGCGGAGGAGGTGGATGTCGAACTGGTGCTGGCGGTTGATGTGTCCGGATCCATGGATCTGGAAGAAGCGCAGGTGCAGCGCGCCGGCTATGTGGATGCACTGCGGCACCCCGATTTCGTCAATGCTGTACGCGAGGGCCTGACCGGCCGTATCGCCATCAGCTATTTCGAATGGGCGGGCACGATCCAGGACAGTTCGCACCTGCCCTGGCAGATCATATCCAGCCCCGAGGAAGCCAATGCCTTCGCCGCACGGCTGGAGGCGCGCCCGATCGCCACGCGCCGCGGCACGTCGATCTCGGGGGCCATCGCCTATGGCGCAAAACTGTTCGATGCCAACAGCTATTCCGGCATGCGCCGCGTCATCGATGTTTCCGGCGATGGCCCCAACAATTTCGGCCCACCGGTGACACCGGCGCGGGATGCCGCGACCGCACTCGGCATCATCATCAACGGGCTTGCCATCATGATCCGGCCCTCGGCCGCCTATGGTTCGCTCGACGATTACTACTCCAACTGCGTTATCGGCGGTCCCGGCGCCTTCGTGCTGCCGGTGCAGGAGCCCGAGGACTTCGCCATCGCCATCCGCCGCAAGCTGATCCTGGAGGTCTCCGGCGTCGAACCGCCCGCCCGCGTCATCCGCACCGCCGGTACGGACGCCGATTGCATGATCGGCGAGAAACTGCGGCCGAGCAGTATGGACCGCTACTATCCTGAACTCGACCGATAA
- a CDS encoding TetR family transcriptional regulator C-terminal domain-containing protein, protein MRAGGAEQGSGDGEKRGRKASKETRRQQLIEATIDSLAKRGYSDTTLADVADGAGLSRGIVNFHFESKENLLVATLQFMSEEYGDHWNAALEKAGPSVASRIWAVVHADFDRKICTKRKLAAWCAFWGEAKSRPTYQALCGARDVKYQETVIALCAELKVEGGYAYEPEPMALSLCAMLEGLWLRLMMGDGTTREKALEAAIAFVVTVFPNHLTLQGPKPQ, encoded by the coding sequence ATGCGGGCAGGCGGGGCTGAACAGGGCTCGGGTGATGGCGAGAAGCGGGGCCGCAAGGCCTCCAAGGAAACGAGACGGCAGCAGCTCATCGAGGCGACAATCGATTCGCTCGCCAAGCGCGGTTATTCCGATACCACGCTGGCAGATGTGGCGGATGGTGCTGGCCTTTCCCGTGGCATCGTCAATTTCCATTTCGAGAGCAAGGAAAACCTGCTCGTCGCCACGCTGCAATTCATGTCGGAAGAGTATGGCGACCACTGGAATGCGGCGCTGGAAAAAGCCGGCCCAAGCGTGGCGAGCCGCATCTGGGCCGTCGTGCATGCCGATTTCGACCGCAAGATCTGCACCAAGCGCAAACTTGCCGCCTGGTGCGCCTTCTGGGGTGAGGCGAAGTCGCGCCCGACCTACCAGGCGCTGTGCGGTGCGCGCGACGTCAAATACCAGGAAACCGTGATCGCGCTCTGCGCCGAGCTGAAGGTGGAGGGCGGCTATGCCTATGAACCGGAGCCGATGGCGCTATCGCTCTGCGCCATGCTGGAGGGCCTGTGGCTTCGCCTGATGATGGGCGACGGCACCACGCGGGAGAAGGCGCTGGAGGCGGCAATCGCCTTCGTCGTCACGGTTTTCCCGAACCATCTGACTTTGCAAGGACCAAAACCACAATAG
- a CDS encoding extracellular solute-binding protein: protein MTTTNTAKRYTTTALAAFLALGTALPAFAADTLTVFDWSGYEDPAFHPKYTEKHNGSPDFSFFGDEEEAFQKLRSGFKADIAHPCAQSIVKWREAGLLEPLDTSKLTSWNDMLPNFKTMKNLMTSEDGTAWFLPFEWGNTVLTYRTDTVKPEEIASLKAFADPKFKDRVSIGDNVDDAYALAGLAIGLKDLTAMTDAQFQEASAFLREVHKNVRLYWTDNTDLSQALASGEVDLAWAWNETATTLQAESQPVAIKKDTKEGLSTWVCGYSRLKGAEGSPDLAYDYLNAVTDPAVAAYMVESWGYGHSNAKGMAVVDPKILAAKGYADVDSFVANTLFQAPIPTELRQKMIAEFEKIKSGY from the coding sequence ATGACGACAACAAACACGGCCAAGCGGTACACCACGACGGCATTGGCCGCCTTCCTCGCTCTCGGAACCGCACTCCCTGCCTTCGCCGCCGATACGCTCACCGTCTTCGACTGGTCCGGCTACGAGGACCCCGCTTTTCATCCCAAATATACGGAGAAACACAACGGTTCGCCGGATTTCTCGTTCTTCGGCGATGAAGAAGAAGCGTTCCAGAAACTACGGTCGGGCTTCAAGGCGGATATCGCGCATCCCTGCGCGCAGAGCATCGTGAAATGGCGTGAGGCCGGGTTGCTGGAGCCGCTGGATACGTCGAAGCTGACGTCGTGGAACGACATGCTGCCGAATTTCAAGACGATGAAGAACCTGATGACGTCGGAAGACGGCACGGCGTGGTTCCTTCCCTTCGAGTGGGGCAACACGGTGTTGACCTACCGCACGGATACGGTGAAGCCGGAAGAAATCGCCTCGCTCAAAGCCTTTGCCGATCCGAAGTTCAAGGACCGCGTGTCGATCGGTGACAATGTCGACGACGCCTATGCGCTGGCGGGCCTCGCCATCGGCCTCAAGGACCTGACGGCGATGACGGACGCGCAGTTCCAGGAGGCCTCGGCGTTTCTGCGCGAGGTGCACAAGAACGTACGGCTCTACTGGACGGACAACACGGATCTCAGCCAGGCGCTCGCCAGCGGCGAAGTCGATCTCGCCTGGGCCTGGAACGAGACGGCGACCACTTTGCAGGCGGAAAGCCAGCCGGTCGCCATCAAGAAGGACACGAAGGAGGGGCTTTCCACCTGGGTTTGCGGCTACTCGCGGCTCAAGGGTGCCGAAGGCAGCCCTGATCTTGCCTATGATTATCTGAACGCCGTCACGGACCCTGCCGTCGCCGCCTATATGGTCGAAAGCTGGGGGTATGGCCATTCCAATGCCAAGGGCATGGCTGTCGTCGACCCGAAGATCCTTGCCGCCAAGGGCTATGCGGATGTCGACTCATTCGTCGCCAACACGCTCTTCCAGGCGCCGATCCCGACGGAGTTGCGGCAGAAGATGATCGCCGAGTTCGAGAAGATCAAATCGGGCTATTGA
- a CDS encoding TetR/AcrR family transcriptional regulator, whose amino-acid sequence MNDTQMRRAPSQKRSRERVDAILANATGMIAETGSDALRMSELAQRTGISIGSLYQYFPDKSAVVRALAERCNEDSRACIAEGLATVTSMDDLATAFGALIDTYYAIFLGEPVIRDIWSAVQADGALRVMEVEESRRNGTLLAERLKALQPAGDPQTIDATALLVMHLGEATMRLAVSVARPEGDALVEAYKHMAIRQLTTP is encoded by the coding sequence ATGAACGACACGCAGATGCGCCGCGCGCCGAGCCAGAAGCGCAGCCGCGAACGGGTGGACGCCATCCTTGCCAATGCGACGGGGATGATTGCCGAAACGGGCAGCGACGCGCTGCGCATGAGCGAGCTTGCCCAGCGCACGGGCATCTCGATCGGCTCGCTCTACCAGTATTTTCCGGACAAGAGCGCCGTGGTGCGAGCGCTGGCCGAGCGCTGCAACGAGGACAGCCGCGCCTGCATCGCCGAAGGTCTCGCCACCGTGACCAGCATGGACGATCTCGCCACCGCCTTCGGCGCGCTGATCGACACCTATTACGCGATCTTCCTTGGCGAACCCGTCATCCGCGACATCTGGTCCGCCGTGCAGGCGGACGGTGCGCTGCGCGTCATGGAGGTGGAGGAAAGCCGTCGCAACGGCACGCTGCTTGCCGAACGGTTGAAGGCACTGCAGCCGGCCGGCGATCCGCAGACGATCGACGCAACGGCCCTCCTCGTCATGCATCTCGGCGAAGCGACGATGCGCCTTGCCGTCTCGGTCGCGCGGCCGGAGGGTGATGCGCTGGTCGAAGCCTACAAGCACATGGCGATCCGGCAATTGACGACGCCGTAA
- a CDS encoding DUF982 domain-containing protein translates to MDPKRWSKPITFETPHLGQYRTIVSTQEAVRALVNDWPLQKGRQLKAARKTCAAVLEGRKPPSEARNAFIAAAVEADVFVREK, encoded by the coding sequence ATGGACCCGAAACGCTGGAGCAAACCGATCACTTTCGAGACGCCGCATCTTGGCCAGTATAGAACGATCGTCAGCACGCAGGAGGCGGTGCGGGCGCTTGTGAATGACTGGCCTCTCCAGAAGGGACGGCAACTCAAGGCGGCACGAAAGACCTGCGCAGCCGTGCTCGAGGGCAGGAAGCCGCCCTCCGAGGCGCGCAACGCCTTCATCGCCGCAGCCGTCGAGGCTGACGTTTTCGTGCGCGAAAAGTAG
- a CDS encoding D-alanyl-D-alanine carboxypeptidase family protein, translated as MSNDTTARRPWARLVLIASLFAWAPFAAATPAKATPVLVVDADSRQVLYQEDAGAPWYPASTTKLMTALVVFEALKAGEVTMSTPVVMTRNATKQAFLESGLTFGRTMTLEDALYAVITASANDVAVALAEAVASNEASFVVRMNRTAARLGLTGTHYSNPNGLFDKTNYTTARDLAILGMEVDRVFPGYRRFFQASSVTIDGKEIKSNNLLLTRFNGTIGMKTGFICASGRNIVGLATRNGRRMMVVILGATTERERNERSAQYLTQAFDGRLPAGAGLVEGLQNQTGVAPEDMRIRLCTDKSAAYEASRDALYPMGLPGQESYLKDRVTEQVHTIATWPSEHLEDVPLPKSRPS; from the coding sequence ATGAGCAACGACACAACAGCAAGGCGGCCGTGGGCGCGACTGGTCCTTATCGCATCGCTTTTTGCGTGGGCGCCGTTTGCCGCCGCCACACCGGCCAAGGCCACGCCCGTTCTCGTCGTCGATGCCGACAGCCGCCAGGTGCTCTACCAGGAGGATGCCGGCGCGCCGTGGTATCCTGCCTCCACGACCAAGCTGATGACGGCGCTCGTCGTGTTCGAAGCGCTGAAAGCCGGTGAAGTGACCATGTCGACGCCGGTGGTGATGACCCGCAATGCCACAAAGCAGGCATTTCTCGAGTCGGGCCTGACCTTCGGGCGGACGATGACGCTCGAAGACGCGCTCTATGCCGTGATTACCGCATCGGCCAATGACGTCGCCGTAGCCCTTGCCGAAGCCGTGGCATCCAATGAGGCGTCCTTCGTTGTGCGGATGAACAGGACGGCGGCGCGTCTTGGCCTCACCGGCACCCACTATTCCAATCCGAACGGCCTGTTCGACAAGACGAACTATACGACCGCGCGGGATCTCGCGATCCTGGGCATGGAGGTCGACCGGGTGTTTCCCGGATACAGGCGCTTTTTCCAGGCCTCTTCCGTCACGATCGATGGCAAGGAGATCAAGTCCAACAATCTGCTCCTGACCCGGTTCAACGGCACGATCGGCATGAAGACGGGCTTCATCTGCGCCTCCGGGCGAAACATTGTCGGGCTGGCGACACGCAACGGACGGCGCATGATGGTGGTCATCCTGGGTGCGACGACGGAACGCGAGCGCAACGAGCGCTCTGCGCAATACCTGACGCAGGCATTCGATGGCCGCCTGCCCGCAGGCGCAGGGCTTGTCGAGGGCCTGCAGAACCAAACCGGTGTGGCGCCGGAAGACATGCGCATTCGTCTGTGCACCGACAAGAGTGCGGCCTATGAGGCGAGCCGCGATGCCCTTTACCCGATGGGTCTGCCGGGGCAGGAAAGCTATTTGAAGGACCGGGTAACCGAGCAGGTTCACACCATCGCCACCTGGCCCAGCGAGCATCTTGAGGATGTGCCCCTGCCGAAGTCCCGTCCTTCGTAA